GCATCTGGCGACCCGCGCGGCTTGGCCCGGATGCTGGCCCCGGACCGGGCTGCGGGCAACGCTCGATCTGGAAAAGGGCACGCTCACCGCGCTGATCCTGCCCAGCCGCGACCGGTCGAGGCGGCCCTTTCCCCTGGCCTGTTGCCGGATGCCCGGGCTCGACTGGGAGGCCGCCGACCGGTGGTGCGACGGAGCGCTTCCGACCGCGCAGGCGGCAACGGCGGGCGCGCTCTCGCCCGCGAGCCTTGGCGCCGCGCTGGCCGCGCTGCCGCTCCTGAGCGGCGACGCCCCCGAGCCCGGTCTATGGACCGCCGCCCCGCCTGCGGAGGAAGACCGGCCGGTCGCGCAGATCCTGACCGATCTGATGGGCCCGATCGGTGCGGTCTGAGCCCTCTTCCTCTGGCCGGGCGAGCACCGGTCCCCGCCGCGCACCGCCGTCATGGGCCCGGCGCGACCGAGCGACGCAGCGCCCCGCAATCGGGCGGCAACTTGATCCAGGTCAAGGCTGAATATTCGAATTATTCCAACTTCAATAACGCGCGATATCCAAGAAAACGGTTCATTCCATGACACGCCTCATCGCAACAGCCCTCCTCTCCACCGCATTGGCCGTCCCGGCCGCGGCCTCCGACCTGCGCGACATGGCCCTCGACTATTTCGAGGCGCTGCCCTCGACCGTGCCCCAGATCGCCGACAACCGCGTCACCCCCGAGAAGATCGAGCTCGGCAAGGCGCTGTTCTTCGACCCGCGGCTCTCGGCCTCGGGGGTCTTCTCCTGCTATTCCTGCCACAACCTGACCACCGGCGGCGACGACAACCTCGAGACCTCGATCGGCCATGGCTGGCAGAAGGGGCCGCGGAACGCGCCCACCGTACTGAACGCGGTTCTCAACATCGCCCAGTTCTGGGACGGGCGCGCCGAAGACCTGAAGGCCCAGGCCAAGGGGCCGGTTCAGGCCGGGGTCGAAATGGCGAACACGCCCGACAATGTCGTCGCGACGCTGACATCCATGGGCCAGTATATCGACTGGTTCGAAGCCGCCTTCCCGGGCGAGGCCGATGCCGTCAGCTTCGACAACATGGCCCGCGCCATCGAGGCCTTCGAGGCCACGCTGATCACCCCCGCCCCGTTCGATGCCTTCCTGAACGGCGACGAGATGGCGCTGGACGAAACCCAGAAAGAGGGGCTTCAGCTCTTCGTCGACAAGGGCTGCGTGACCTGCCACAACGGCGTCAACCTGGGCGGCAACGGCTACTTCCCCTTCGGTCTGGTCGAGAAACCCGGCGCCGACATCCTGCCCGAGGGCGACAAGGGCCGCTATTCGGTGACGGCGACGGCCAGCGACGAATACGTGTTCCGCGCCGCGCCCCTGCGCAACGTCGCGCTGACCGCGCCCTATTTCCATTCGGGCAAGGTCTGGGACCTGAAAACCGCGGTACAGGTGATGGGCACGGCCCAGCTCGGCGAGGACGTCTCGGATGCCGAGGCCGAGAGGATCGTGGCCTTCCTCGACAGCCTGACCGGGACCATGCCCGCGATCACCACACCGGTGCTGCCGCCCGAGACCGCCACCACGCCGCGGCCGACCGCCGAGGTGCTGCAACGCTGAGCCCGACCGACTGTCTCGGGGCGTCCTGCAGGGGCCGACAGTCTTGTCGGCCCCTTTTGGTCTTTTGTCGCCCCGGTTTTGTCGGCCCCCTTGCTGTCGGGTAGCCCGGATGGCGGCCAGGCCGCGGCCGGTCCGACCTATTCCATGAATCGCCACAGCCTTGTCGGAATCACTTCACATGAATGCCGAAATATCCGGCAGCGCGAGATCTTCTGTCTGCGTTTCGGGCAGCCCGGTTCGAAAAAACGGAATATGAGCTGTCATTTTGTCCCGTTTCGGACAAGACCATGGACAAGCGCCGGGATGCATCGGACTCTGCAACCAGAAGCATAGAGATGCGCGATGCCTTCCTCCATTATTCCCCAAAGCGGCAGCCCCGCGCTGCCCCAATTCGATATTCACGAGCGGTTTCCGCTCGATACGGTCTGCGAGGCCGCCAAGATCCTGACCGGCGCAAGCGACCCGGTCGCGGCCATGCCCTCGGTGCTGAACGTGTTGTCCTCGTTCATGGGCCTCAGGATGGGCGCGCTGGCCCTGCTTGACGACAGCGGCTCAGGGGCCAGCGGGAACGGGGCCGGCGGGAACGGGGTCAATCCCTTTGCGATCGCGGCCACGACGCAGGGCGCGGCCAGCGCGCCTGCAACCAGCCGCGCGATGCCGGTCGGGGCCACCAGGGCGGTGTTCCGGACCGGGGTGGCGCTTGTGTCCTGCGACGTGGCGAGCGAGCTCGGGCCCGACGCGCTTCCGCCGCAGGCGCCGCATGACCGCTTCGCCTTCATCGCTGTCCCGATCCGCGAACAGGTGCATTCGCCCTATGTGATCGGCGTGCTCGGCGCCTGGCGCGACCTGACCGAGGATCTCTATCCCAATATCGACGAGGATCAGCGGGTGATGACCATGGTCGCCGCCATCCTCGAACAGTCGGTCAAGTTCCGCCGCCTGGTCGCGCGCGACCGCGAACGGCTGATGGAAGAGGCGCGGCTGGCGCTGCGCCAGGCCAATGAGAAGGCCGCCGCCGAGGCGCCGCTGCCGGCCGAACCGATCAAGGGCATCATCGGCGACAGCCCCGCGATCAAGTCGGTGATCGCGCAGATCCGCAAGGTGGCGACCACCCGGACGCCGGTGCTTCTGCGCGGTGAAAGCGGCACCGGCAAGGAGCTGTTCGCCCGCGCGGTGCATGCGCTGTCGGATCGCAAGGACAAGCCCTTCGTCAAGGTCAACTGCGCGGCGCTGAGCCAGACGCTGCTGGAATCCGAGCTGTTCGGCCATGAGAAAGGCTCCTTCACCGGGGCGATGGCGCAGAAGAAGGGGCGGTTCGAGCTGGCCGACAAGGGCACGCTCTTTCTCGACGAGATCGGCGAGATCGGCCCCGAATTTCAGGTCAAGCTGCTTCGCATCCTGCAGGAGGGCGAATTCGAGCGGGTCGGCGGCACCCGGACCTTGCGTGTCGATGTGCGGCTGGTGACGGCGACCAACCGCGATCTCGAGGCGGCGGTGGCGCGCGGCGCGTTCCGGGCCGATCTTTACTTCCGGATCTGCGTGGTGCCGATCCTGCTGCCGCCGCTGCGCGACCGGCTGGAGGACGTGCCGCAGCTGGCCCAGGCCTTCCTCGACCGCTTCAACCAGCAGAACGGCATGAACAAGCGGATGACGCCGCAGGCGGTCTCGGCGCTGGCGCGCTGCCAGTTCCCGGGCAATGTGCGCGAGCTGGAGAACTGCATCAGCCGGGTCGCGGCGCTGTCCTCGGGGACCGAGATCGGGGCGCAGGAGCTGGCCTGCCATCAGGGCACCTGCCTGTCGGCCGAGCTCTGGCGGATGCAGACGGGCGAGCAATCGCCCATCGGCGGGCTGGCCGCCGCGGTGCGCACGCCGCTGCCGGTGATCGACAGCGGCACGGGCCAGTGCCCGCCTGCCGCCGCCTGCCCGGCCGGCTTCGGCGAACCGCCGGTTGCCCCGCCCGCCGGTCGCCCCCCGGCCGCCTTCGCCCCCGAGCCGCAGGACGAGCGCGCGCGTCTGATCGATGCGATGGAGCGCGCGGGCTGGGTCCAGGCCAAGGCCGCGCGGCTGCTGGGCCTGACCCCGCGCCAGATCGGCTATGCGCTGAAGAAACAC
The genomic region above belongs to Rhodovulum sulfidophilum DSM 1374 and contains:
- the nifA gene encoding nif-specific transcriptional activator NifA, translated to MPSSIIPQSGSPALPQFDIHERFPLDTVCEAAKILTGASDPVAAMPSVLNVLSSFMGLRMGALALLDDSGSGASGNGAGGNGVNPFAIAATTQGAASAPATSRAMPVGATRAVFRTGVALVSCDVASELGPDALPPQAPHDRFAFIAVPIREQVHSPYVIGVLGAWRDLTEDLYPNIDEDQRVMTMVAAILEQSVKFRRLVARDRERLMEEARLALRQANEKAAAEAPLPAEPIKGIIGDSPAIKSVIAQIRKVATTRTPVLLRGESGTGKELFARAVHALSDRKDKPFVKVNCAALSQTLLESELFGHEKGSFTGAMAQKKGRFELADKGTLFLDEIGEIGPEFQVKLLRILQEGEFERVGGTRTLRVDVRLVTATNRDLEAAVARGAFRADLYFRICVVPILLPPLRDRLEDVPQLAQAFLDRFNQQNGMNKRMTPQAVSALARCQFPGNVRELENCISRVAALSSGTEIGAQELACHQGTCLSAELWRMQTGEQSPIGGLAAAVRTPLPVIDSGTGQCPPAAACPAGFGEPPVAPPAGRPPAAFAPEPQDERARLIDAMERAGWVQAKAARLLGLTPRQIGYALKKHDIPLRKF
- a CDS encoding cytochrome-c peroxidase, which encodes MTRLIATALLSTALAVPAAASDLRDMALDYFEALPSTVPQIADNRVTPEKIELGKALFFDPRLSASGVFSCYSCHNLTTGGDDNLETSIGHGWQKGPRNAPTVLNAVLNIAQFWDGRAEDLKAQAKGPVQAGVEMANTPDNVVATLTSMGQYIDWFEAAFPGEADAVSFDNMARAIEAFEATLITPAPFDAFLNGDEMALDETQKEGLQLFVDKGCVTCHNGVNLGGNGYFPFGLVEKPGADILPEGDKGRYSVTATASDEYVFRAAPLRNVALTAPYFHSGKVWDLKTAVQVMGTAQLGEDVSDAEAERIVAFLDSLTGTMPAITTPVLPPETATTPRPTAEVLQR
- a CDS encoding TagF domain-containing protein; its protein translation is MTPTTGYFGKIPSAGNVVTQGVPGLVRIALERWMTAHLATRAAWPGCWPRTGLRATLDLEKGTLTALILPSRDRSRRPFPLACCRMPGLDWEAADRWCDGALPTAQAATAGALSPASLGAALAALPLLSGDAPEPGLWTAAPPAEEDRPVAQILTDLMGPIGAV